One window of Bacteroidota bacterium genomic DNA carries:
- a CDS encoding bifunctional hydroxymethylpyrimidine kinase/phosphomethylpyrimidine kinase encodes MPTNPSVLAIHALYTGSDRGLAADLQAGRRLGLHVQPVCTSIVVASHDTVTDVTDVPADTVGAQLEHLQRVIRWEGVKVGILGDFRTVHAVFDHLDEYDGPVVLDFIASGPTGETVLTQRGIDALSERMKRADVVMLRRVDAELVTGGEIRSLDDAQVAAQRAHHRGAQRVLIKCGDLPARFYDAADDPEATSTGFTSDLYYDGEDFALFEAPTVVTDSRGASSVHGMALLGAMVQGKSLEDAFQNAKRAVTDALRHSSENEMPSVVSYEHAYQGSPL; translated from the coding sequence GCGGGACGTCGACTTGGCCTGCACGTTCAGCCGGTTTGTACGTCCATCGTAGTCGCATCACATGACACCGTAACGGATGTCACCGACGTACCAGCAGACACAGTCGGTGCCCAACTGGAACACCTACAGCGTGTGATTCGCTGGGAAGGTGTCAAAGTTGGCATCCTGGGCGACTTTCGTACCGTCCATGCCGTGTTTGATCACTTGGACGAGTACGACGGCCCTGTTGTGCTCGACTTCATTGCGAGCGGACCCACAGGGGAGACGGTTCTTACACAACGAGGCATTGATGCTCTCTCCGAGCGCATGAAGCGCGCTGACGTCGTCATGCTCAGACGAGTAGATGCAGAGCTAGTAACTGGTGGAGAGATCCGTTCTCTCGACGATGCTCAAGTTGCCGCTCAGCGCGCGCACCATCGTGGAGCACAGCGCGTCCTTATTAAATGCGGAGACCTTCCAGCTCGGTTCTACGATGCAGCGGATGACCCCGAAGCCACGAGTACGGGGTTCACGAGCGACCTCTATTACGACGGCGAGGACTTCGCGCTGTTCGAAGCACCAACGGTCGTGACGGACAGTCGCGGTGCATCGAGCGTCCATGGGATGGCGCTCCTCGGTGCCATGGTGCAAGGAAAGTCGCTGGAAGACGCCTTCCAGAACGCGAAGCGTGCAGTGACGGATGCTCTTCGCCACAGTAGTGAAAACGAGATGCCAAGCGTAGTAAGCTATGAACATGCATACCAGGGTAGCCCACTGTAA
- a CDS encoding LacI family DNA-binding transcriptional regulator, with the protein MAKASLTSDRPKVTIYDVADEAGVAISTVSRVLNDSKEVSDKTRAKVEAAIEKLRFKPQRTAKTLAQQQTHSLAVAMPSTTSLFYVEILKGVKDTLREHDIDLLLCNLGSTSPYQTLQRFLARGAVDALLLASLPIDDNLEKELMKLHAPVVIVGVKHPKFDCIYLNDRIGAGKAVEHLISIGHRRIGMISPHPWSYVTDERIQGYRSALEDAGIPFDPSLIASGDTLKHAGFSEESGAEAMKKLLALPDPPTAVFVASDVQAFGAWSEMRSRDRQVPDHMSLVAYDNLKLSRYLRLTTVDQKMYEVGKLATDRLLQRIENDTDERISRYVQPELVVRSSTAPLQG; encoded by the coding sequence ATGGCGAAGGCTTCGCTGACTTCAGATCGACCCAAGGTCACAATTTACGACGTCGCCGACGAGGCCGGGGTCGCAATCTCGACGGTGTCGCGTGTTCTCAACGATTCCAAAGAGGTATCTGATAAGACCAGGGCCAAGGTGGAGGCAGCCATCGAAAAGCTGCGATTTAAGCCACAACGGACAGCTAAGACTCTAGCACAACAGCAAACGCACTCGCTTGCCGTGGCGATGCCGTCCACGACATCGCTCTTTTACGTGGAGATCTTGAAGGGGGTGAAGGACACGCTCCGCGAGCATGACATAGACCTGCTGCTATGCAATCTGGGGTCTACCTCTCCATATCAAACGCTCCAGCGGTTTCTCGCTCGTGGTGCCGTCGATGCACTCTTGTTGGCCTCGTTGCCTATTGACGACAATTTGGAGAAGGAGCTCATGAAGCTGCACGCGCCCGTTGTCATCGTGGGCGTAAAGCATCCCAAGTTCGACTGTATCTATCTAAACGACCGAATCGGCGCTGGCAAAGCGGTCGAACATCTAATCAGTATCGGGCACAGACGCATCGGGATGATATCACCGCATCCGTGGAGCTACGTTACTGACGAACGCATTCAAGGCTACCGCTCAGCCCTGGAGGATGCGGGAATACCGTTCGACCCCTCCTTGATTGCTTCGGGTGACACGTTGAAACACGCGGGGTTCTCTGAGGAATCAGGAGCTGAGGCAATGAAGAAACTACTCGCCCTACCCGACCCGCCTACCGCAGTGTTCGTTGCATCAGACGTCCAGGCATTTGGTGCATGGAGCGAGATGCGCTCTCGTGATCGGCAGGTCCCTGATCATATGTCGCTAGTGGCCTATGATAACCTGAAGCTTAGTCGCTACCTACGCCTCACTACTGTCGACCAGAAGATGTACGAGGTAGGAAAGCTTGCCACAGACCGCCTTCTCCAACGCATCGAAAACGATACCGACGAGCGGATTAGTCGATACGTTCAGCCTGAATTGGTCGTGCGCAGCTCAACGGCACCGCTCCAAGGCTAA
- a CDS encoding phosphoribosylaminoimidazolesuccinocarboxamide synthase, translated as MTTERRAELRAAIERQLPHALETTQFEHLGERYQGKVRDTYAQGNRLVLITTDRISAFDHVLRQTIPFKGQVLNQTAAYFLEHTRDTAPNHLVDVPDPNVTVARRCEALPIEFVVRGYLAGYSWRSYNNGLRLLCGEHLPEGLRESDRLPKPILTPATKAVEGHDEDISKAEILERGLLDRANLEHCEAMALALFQRGTQMAADRGLLLVDTKYEFGRDEDGTLSVIDEIHTPDSSRYYYADGYDERLERGEPQRQLSKEFVREWLMDHGFQGKDGQVLPTLTDEFRVEVSLRYIELYEAITGNTFDAAVSFDVDTRIKLALQ; from the coding sequence ATGACCACCGAACGTCGTGCTGAGCTTCGTGCTGCCATTGAGCGGCAGCTACCCCATGCGCTCGAAACAACGCAATTCGAGCACCTTGGCGAGCGCTACCAAGGAAAGGTGCGCGACACCTACGCGCAAGGCAATCGTCTCGTACTGATCACGACCGACCGAATCTCCGCGTTCGACCATGTATTGAGACAGACGATTCCCTTCAAGGGACAGGTTCTCAACCAAACTGCAGCCTATTTCCTCGAACACACAAGGGATACTGCGCCAAACCATCTGGTCGACGTCCCAGATCCTAACGTGACGGTCGCTAGGCGTTGTGAAGCATTACCTATTGAGTTTGTGGTACGTGGTTATCTAGCTGGTTATTCATGGCGATCATACAATAACGGTTTACGCTTGCTATGCGGGGAGCACCTACCTGAGGGACTTCGAGAAAGCGACAGGCTGCCAAAGCCGATCCTAACTCCAGCTACGAAAGCTGTAGAAGGCCACGATGAGGACATCTCTAAAGCCGAAATCTTGGAGCGCGGTCTCCTTGATCGTGCAAACTTAGAACACTGTGAGGCGATGGCGCTTGCTCTCTTTCAACGCGGCACCCAGATGGCCGCTGATCGCGGCCTGTTGCTCGTTGACACGAAGTACGAGTTTGGCCGTGATGAGGACGGTACCCTGTCGGTAATCGATGAGATACACACACCCGATTCGTCTCGCTATTACTACGCTGATGGCTACGACGAACGGTTAGAGCGGGGTGAGCCTCAGCGACAGCTATCCAAGGAGTTCGTGCGGGAGTGGCTTATGGATCACGGCTTCCAAGGCAAGGACGGGCAAGTCCTCCCTACCCTCACTGATGAGTTCCGTGTCGAGGTGTCGCTCCGATATATAGAACTTTACGAGGCCATAACGGGCAATACATTCGATGCAGCTGTGTCATTCGATGTTGATACCCGAATCAAATTAGCTTTGCAATAA
- a CDS encoding MmgE/PrpD family protein, translated as MQQHLVRVYPSREPLPREDQLAFKIARVATDPVAVDDDVTAMLINRIIDNAAVAIASVNRGPVMTARAMALAHPRNGGATVFGVKETRVSPEWAAWANGTAVRELDFHDTFLAADYSHPADNIPAVLAVAQTVGAGGAALIRGLATGYEIQIDLVKAICLHKHKIDHIAHLGPSAAAGLGTLLGLDTDTVYQAVQQATHVTFSTRQSRKGEISSWKAFAPAHAGKLAIEAVDRTMRGEGAPSPIYEGEDSVIAWMLDGPDARYTVPLPSLGEPKRAILESYTKEHSAEYQSQALIDLAFRMGDAVKAAGRPWDDVERVVIHTSHHTHYVIGTGAGDPQKMDPQASRETLDHSIMYIFTVALQDGEWHHVRSYASERAQREDTVRLWHKVETTEDPTWTERYHHPDPQQRTFGGRVAIHFADGAVIEDELGVANAHPAGARPFERPDYIRKFDTLTHGLISQGERNRFIDLVQQLPDLSPSQVAELNVVHDAAPLESNGRPGIF; from the coding sequence ATGCAGCAACACCTCGTTCGCGTTTACCCTTCGAGAGAACCACTCCCCCGCGAAGACCAACTGGCTTTCAAAATCGCACGTGTCGCGACGGACCCAGTCGCCGTTGATGACGATGTGACGGCGATGCTCATCAATCGCATCATCGACAACGCGGCGGTGGCCATTGCCTCCGTCAATCGTGGCCCAGTGATGACGGCGAGGGCCATGGCACTTGCACACCCACGAAATGGCGGCGCAACCGTCTTTGGTGTGAAGGAGACGCGCGTGTCGCCGGAGTGGGCGGCGTGGGCCAACGGTACCGCGGTGCGTGAGTTAGACTTTCACGACACCTTTCTCGCCGCCGACTACTCCCATCCTGCCGACAACATCCCAGCGGTTTTGGCCGTCGCACAGACCGTAGGCGCTGGCGGTGCTGCGTTGATTCGCGGCCTGGCCACCGGGTACGAAATTCAAATCGACCTAGTAAAGGCGATATGCCTACACAAGCACAAAATCGACCACATCGCGCACCTAGGTCCGTCTGCAGCCGCTGGATTGGGCACCCTACTCGGGCTTGACACCGACACCGTATATCAAGCTGTCCAGCAAGCCACGCACGTCACGTTCTCGACGCGCCAGAGCCGGAAAGGCGAGATTTCCTCGTGGAAAGCCTTTGCGCCAGCTCATGCTGGAAAGCTCGCGATTGAAGCGGTAGACCGCACGATGCGTGGTGAAGGCGCTCCGTCGCCAATCTACGAAGGCGAAGACAGCGTGATCGCCTGGATGCTCGACGGTCCCGATGCACGTTACACGGTGCCGCTGCCCAGCCTTGGCGAGCCCAAACGCGCCATTTTGGAGTCCTACACAAAAGAGCATTCCGCCGAGTACCAAAGCCAAGCCTTGATCGACCTCGCCTTTCGGATGGGCGACGCGGTTAAAGCGGCCGGTCGCCCCTGGGACGACGTCGAGCGCGTTGTCATCCACACTAGCCATCACACGCACTATGTGATTGGCACCGGCGCAGGCGACCCCCAGAAGATGGACCCGCAGGCGAGCCGCGAAACGCTCGACCACTCGATCATGTACATCTTCACCGTAGCGCTCCAAGACGGCGAGTGGCACCATGTACGGAGCTACGCCTCGGAACGCGCACAGCGCGAGGATACAGTGCGGCTCTGGCACAAAGTCGAAACGACTGAAGACCCTACATGGACGGAGCGCTACCACCACCCAGACCCTCAGCAGCGCACGTTTGGTGGACGTGTCGCCATTCACTTCGCAGACGGCGCTGTGATCGAGGACGAACTCGGCGTAGCGAACGCGCATCCGGCTGGAGCTCGTCCGTTTGAACGCCCCGACTACATTCGCAAGTTCGACACCCTGACGCACGGACTTATCTCACAGGGTGAGCGCAACCGCTTTATCGACCTGGTGCAACAGCTACCGGACTTATCACCATCACAGGTTGCGGAGCTCAACGTAGTCCACGACGCCGCGCCCCTGGAGTCGAACGGCCGCCCCGGCATTTTCTAA
- the prpB gene encoding methylisocitrate lyase has protein sequence MPHEKRAVLRTRLDAGELVRFPGAFSPIVAQVIERIGYDGVYISGGALANDLGLPDIGLTTLTEVALRGQQISRVTNLPTIIDADTGFGEATNVGRTVVEFEAAGLSGCHFEDQVNPKRCGHLGGKQLVEPDVMIQKLRAAVQMRRDPNFLLIARTDARGVLGFDAAVERAQAYVEAGADLIFPEALKDADEFRAFRAAVDAPLLANMTEFGKSPIFTLDELRNLGYNLVIYPVTSLRFALKAIEDGLTRIYQDGTQRHLLDAMLTRKRLYDIVDYEAYNAFDSDVFNFEL, from the coding sequence TTGCCCCATGAGAAGCGCGCGGTGTTGCGCACCCGCCTCGATGCCGGAGAACTCGTGCGCTTTCCTGGCGCCTTCTCGCCGATCGTAGCGCAAGTGATCGAACGGATTGGCTACGATGGGGTCTATATCTCGGGCGGCGCGCTCGCCAATGATCTAGGGCTTCCAGACATTGGCCTGACGACGCTCACCGAGGTCGCGCTGCGCGGCCAGCAGATCAGTCGCGTCACAAACCTCCCCACGATCATCGATGCTGACACGGGCTTCGGTGAGGCAACCAACGTGGGTCGAACTGTCGTTGAGTTTGAGGCCGCTGGGCTATCGGGCTGCCACTTCGAGGACCAAGTCAACCCAAAGCGCTGTGGTCACCTCGGCGGTAAACAGCTCGTGGAGCCGGACGTAATGATCCAGAAGCTGCGCGCGGCGGTGCAGATGCGGCGCGATCCCAACTTTCTCTTAATCGCGCGTACCGACGCACGAGGAGTGCTCGGCTTCGACGCCGCTGTCGAGCGAGCCCAGGCCTATGTCGAGGCTGGCGCTGACCTGATTTTTCCCGAGGCCCTCAAGGATGCCGACGAGTTTCGCGCGTTCCGTGCCGCCGTCGACGCTCCGCTCCTCGCCAACATGACCGAGTTTGGCAAATCGCCCATCTTCACACTCGATGAGCTGCGCAACCTCGGCTACAACCTCGTGATCTACCCAGTCACGAGCCTCCGCTTCGCACTCAAGGCGATCGAGGACGGTCTCACCCGTATCTACCAGGATGGCACCCAGCGGCACTTGCTCGACGCCATGCTGACGCGCAAACGGCTCTACGACATCGTCGACTACGAAGCCTACAACGCTTTCGACAGCGACGTCTTCAACTTCGAACTGTAA
- a CDS encoding bifunctional 2-methylcitrate synthase/citrate synthase: MTDTATPTIHKGLFGVTVDETAISKVMAETNSLTYRGYPIEELCEHASFEEVAYLMWYGELPNSEQLAQFADAERGLRGLTSDQVALLDTFADDAHPMDVLRAGIAALGAEKNRGFADAEQAQRDHAMSLLGKIPTFVAADHRRRKGLSAVSPRADLGFSENFLYMMTGEVPSPEVSKAFDVSMILYAEHGFNASTFTCRVIASTLSDLNSAITGGIGALKGPIHGGANEAVMYMLLDMDGPSSGKAWVEEALASKKKIMGFGHRVYRSGDSRVPTMRTYLRGLAMINDRMDLIETMDAVEDAMFNAKSIHPNVDFITGPAYYLMGIEIDFYTPLFVMSRITGWCAHYFEQISSNRLIRPLAAYTGAAQRRVKPLGLR, translated from the coding sequence ATGACCGACACCGCGACACCCACGATTCACAAGGGGCTTTTTGGAGTCACCGTCGACGAGACTGCTATCTCCAAGGTGATGGCCGAGACAAACTCCCTTACCTACCGAGGCTACCCCATCGAAGAACTCTGCGAACATGCCTCTTTCGAGGAAGTCGCCTACCTGATGTGGTACGGCGAACTCCCTAACAGCGAACAACTCGCACAGTTCGCTGATGCGGAACGCGGCCTACGGGGACTGACGAGCGACCAAGTAGCCCTGCTCGACACCTTTGCTGACGACGCCCATCCGATGGACGTGCTGCGCGCAGGAATTGCCGCCCTGGGCGCCGAGAAAAACCGGGGCTTTGCCGACGCAGAACAGGCGCAGCGCGACCATGCCATGAGCCTGCTCGGGAAAATACCGACGTTTGTTGCCGCTGACCACCGCCGCCGCAAAGGGCTGAGCGCAGTCAGCCCTCGCGCAGACCTCGGCTTCTCGGAGAACTTCCTCTACATGATGACCGGAGAAGTGCCCTCTCCCGAGGTGTCGAAGGCCTTCGATGTCTCGATGATCCTATATGCGGAGCACGGCTTCAATGCGAGCACTTTCACCTGCCGCGTTATCGCCTCGACGCTCTCAGATCTCAATAGTGCAATAACGGGTGGAATTGGGGCCCTCAAGGGCCCGATCCACGGAGGTGCGAACGAGGCCGTTATGTACATGCTCCTCGACATGGACGGACCGTCCTCGGGGAAAGCTTGGGTCGAGGAGGCACTGGCCAGCAAAAAGAAAATCATGGGCTTCGGCCACCGCGTCTACCGCTCCGGCGATTCGCGTGTCCCGACGATGAGAACCTACCTGCGCGGGCTGGCGATGATCAACGACCGTATGGACCTCATCGAGACGATGGATGCCGTGGAGGACGCGATGTTCAACGCCAAGAGCATCCATCCAAACGTCGACTTTATCACAGGCCCCGCGTACTACCTCATGGGCATCGAGATTGACTTCTACACGCCGCTCTTCGTGATGAGCCGCATCACCGGCTGGTGCGCGCATTATTTCGAACAGATCAGCAGCAACCGGCTCATCCGGCCGCTGGCAGCCTACACGGGCGCCGCGCAGCGTCGCGTTAAGCCGCTCGGGCTGCGCTAG
- a CDS encoding type 1 glutamine amidotransferase, which yields MIAVLQHVSFEGPAHIAAWASSRGLTLDTTRLFAGESTPDVAAIDGLIVMGGPMNIYEEEDYPWLVSEKALVRDAIEAGKPVVGVCLGAQMIADVLGSKVVPVGQKEIGWFPLSLTEAGRSHPVFRAAPASFPVFHWHGETFALPDGAIHLARTSVCETQAFLWKDRVLGLQCHLEMTARSIDAIINGCAHELELAQGQPWVQSAETMQAISGDKLAYAHVLLQNALDYVFNLQ from the coding sequence ATGATTGCCGTTTTGCAGCACGTTTCCTTCGAAGGGCCCGCGCACATTGCTGCGTGGGCCTCTTCTCGTGGCCTGACGCTCGATACCACGCGACTCTTCGCGGGCGAATCGACACCTGATGTCGCTGCCATAGACGGCCTCATTGTGATGGGCGGACCGATGAACATCTACGAAGAGGAAGACTACCCCTGGCTCGTCAGCGAGAAGGCACTTGTCCGCGATGCCATTGAGGCCGGGAAGCCAGTCGTTGGCGTCTGCCTCGGAGCGCAAATGATCGCGGACGTGCTAGGGAGCAAGGTTGTGCCCGTCGGTCAGAAAGAGATCGGTTGGTTCCCCCTGTCGCTGACCGAAGCTGGCCGGTCTCATCCGGTTTTCAGAGCCGCCCCCGCTTCGTTTCCGGTATTTCACTGGCATGGAGAGACGTTCGCGCTGCCAGACGGCGCGATACACCTCGCTCGAACTTCGGTCTGTGAGACGCAAGCGTTCCTCTGGAAGGACCGAGTACTGGGTCTCCAGTGCCACCTTGAGATGACGGCCAGGAGCATCGACGCCATCATCAACGGCTGCGCTCACGAGCTTGAGCTCGCGCAGGGCCAGCCGTGGGTTCAAAGCGCCGAGACCATGCAGGCGATCAGTGGCGACAAGCTTGCTTATGCACACGTGCTGTTGCAAAACGCACTGGACTACGTATTTAATTTGCAATAA
- a CDS encoding cupin domain-containing protein, whose protein sequence is MSADAPVLTYWHVWTDQDGVSRQSQATLEAYEKSSISEGAAPQFNNWLMQSAAQILFTMHPVGWVGEWHENPEPQWIVPLRGRWFVETMDGQRVEMGPGEVSFGADQNTVANEHGHRGHRSGTVGDEPCYLMVVQLKDDAFKAALPGSFEDE, encoded by the coding sequence ATGTCTGCCGACGCCCCAGTTCTTACCTATTGGCACGTCTGGACTGACCAAGACGGCGTGAGTCGCCAGAGCCAGGCCACCCTTGAGGCCTACGAAAAATCGAGCATTAGCGAAGGTGCTGCGCCGCAGTTCAACAACTGGCTGATGCAGAGCGCAGCACAAATTCTCTTCACTATGCACCCTGTCGGCTGGGTCGGTGAATGGCACGAAAACCCCGAACCGCAGTGGATTGTGCCGCTCCGGGGACGCTGGTTCGTCGAGACCATGGACGGGCAACGCGTCGAGATGGGACCGGGCGAAGTGTCGTTCGGCGCGGATCAGAACACCGTGGCCAATGAGCACGGTCATCGAGGACACCGTTCCGGTACTGTCGGAGACGAGCCGTGCTACCTCATGGTAGTCCAGCTCAAAGACGACGCCTTCAAAGCGGCCTTACCCGGCAGCTTCGAGGACGAGTAG
- a CDS encoding dehydrogenase E1 component subunit alpha/beta, with protein sequence MQPPASEQTPALKKALPTGSTLDDHDLNGRAVLLGFEGDLTVKPVGPHDFSTEQLRAVLRTMLTSRRLDEKMLTLLKQGKGFFHIGASGHEAAQIGLGMHLRGGHDWFAMYYRDLATALSVGVTAQEVMLAHHARAADPFSGGRQMPEHFSHRDLQIFSTSSSVGAQWVPGVGFALASQRQGTDAVTYISGGEGSTSQGSFHEALNWASRAQAPALFHVQDNGYAISVPVHEQTAGGSIYPLLGGYTGLTRARYDGTDFFTTFAVAKAATGHLRAGRGPVALYADVVRLLPHSSSDDHKKYRPLDELEADQQRDPIARFERRVVNAGLITLDDVVELRAEVKQAVEDAARWAESQPLAEPSTATQFVVSEADLGLDYESSDPDGELIVMVDAINHALDEEMARDERVLVYGEDVAGGKGGVFTATRGLTSKHGADRCFNSPLAEHSIVGSAVGLSCAGFKPVVEIQFGDYIWPAMQQLRNQVAPLRYRSNNTWACPMVIRVPVGGYIHGGLCHSQNIEAIFGHMPGFQIAFPSNSADAKGLLKTAIRMEDPVLFLEHKALYRQGPARRPEPNADYLVPFGKAAIARAGTDLTIVTWGALVYKALNAAKALQKQDGVSVEVIDLRTILPLDMDTVLASVKKTNRVLVAYEDHEFMGFGAEIAAQIADRSFGHLDAPIRRVAGAWCSIPYADPLEKAVLPQDDDVIAAARNVLAY encoded by the coding sequence ATGCAGCCCCCCGCGTCTGAACAAACGCCCGCCCTGAAAAAAGCGCTTCCAACGGGATCGACACTAGATGATCACGACCTAAACGGCCGCGCCGTTTTGCTAGGTTTTGAAGGCGACCTCACGGTCAAGCCTGTCGGACCGCACGACTTTTCGACGGAGCAACTCCGCGCCGTTCTGCGCACCATGCTGACATCGCGTCGCCTTGACGAGAAAATGCTCACCTTGCTGAAGCAGGGGAAAGGCTTCTTCCACATCGGTGCTTCGGGCCATGAGGCTGCACAGATCGGACTCGGCATGCATCTACGCGGCGGGCACGACTGGTTCGCGATGTACTACCGAGATCTCGCAACGGCGCTTTCCGTCGGGGTGACGGCGCAGGAAGTCATGCTGGCACACCACGCGCGTGCGGCCGACCCGTTCAGCGGTGGGCGCCAGATGCCAGAGCATTTCAGCCACCGCGACCTGCAAATTTTTAGCACTTCGTCATCCGTGGGCGCGCAGTGGGTGCCTGGTGTTGGCTTCGCCCTGGCTAGCCAGCGACAAGGCACCGACGCGGTGACGTACATCTCGGGGGGCGAGGGGTCTACAAGCCAAGGCTCGTTTCACGAGGCCCTCAACTGGGCCAGCCGTGCACAGGCCCCTGCGCTCTTCCACGTTCAGGACAACGGCTACGCGATATCCGTACCGGTCCATGAGCAGACTGCTGGCGGCTCAATCTATCCGCTATTGGGGGGCTACACCGGCCTGACACGAGCCCGCTACGATGGCACAGACTTCTTTACCACGTTCGCCGTAGCGAAAGCTGCCACCGGACACCTCCGCGCAGGTCGTGGGCCTGTGGCGCTCTATGCCGATGTCGTTCGCCTGCTTCCGCACTCCTCATCGGACGACCACAAGAAATACCGACCGCTCGATGAACTCGAAGCGGATCAACAGCGCGACCCTATTGCCCGGTTTGAGCGACGGGTCGTAAACGCAGGCTTGATCACGCTGGACGACGTTGTGGAACTACGAGCGGAGGTAAAGCAGGCCGTCGAAGATGCCGCACGCTGGGCAGAGAGCCAGCCCCTTGCCGAGCCGAGTACAGCCACGCAGTTCGTGGTGTCCGAAGCCGACCTCGGCCTTGATTACGAGTCGAGTGATCCCGACGGCGAACTCATCGTCATGGTCGACGCCATCAACCATGCACTCGATGAGGAGATGGCTCGCGACGAGCGTGTGCTGGTCTACGGTGAGGACGTAGCCGGCGGCAAGGGCGGCGTATTTACGGCGACCCGGGGCCTCACCTCGAAACACGGCGCCGATCGCTGCTTCAACAGTCCGCTCGCCGAGCACTCGATCGTGGGCAGCGCCGTGGGCCTTTCGTGCGCCGGGTTCAAGCCCGTCGTCGAAATTCAGTTTGGCGACTACATTTGGCCTGCCATGCAGCAGCTACGCAACCAGGTTGCTCCGCTGCGCTACCGCTCCAACAACACCTGGGCGTGCCCGATGGTGATCCGCGTACCCGTGGGCGGCTACATTCACGGCGGGCTCTGCCATAGCCAGAACATCGAGGCTATCTTCGGCCACATGCCTGGCTTCCAGATCGCGTTCCCGTCGAACTCGGCGGACGCCAAGGGTCTGCTCAAGACGGCGATCCGGATGGAGGACCCCGTGCTGTTCCTAGAGCATAAAGCGCTCTATCGTCAGGGTCCGGCGCGCCGCCCGGAGCCTAACGCGGACTACCTCGTCCCGTTTGGCAAGGCTGCGATTGCTCGCGCAGGTACAGACTTGACGATTGTGACGTGGGGTGCGCTCGTCTACAAGGCACTCAACGCAGCAAAAGCCTTGCAAAAGCAAGACGGCGTCTCCGTAGAGGTGATCGACTTGCGTACCATTCTTCCGCTAGACATGGATACCGTGCTGGCGTCGGTGAAAAAGACCAACCGCGTCCTCGTCGCCTACGAAGATCACGAGTTCATGGGTTTTGGCGCGGAGATCGCCGCCCAGATTGCTGATCGCAGCTTCGGCCATCTGGATGCGCCCATCCGCCGTGTTGCAGGCGCGTGGTGCTCGATCCCGTATGCCGACCCGCTTGAGAAGGCTGTGCTCCCCCAGGACGACGACGTGATCGCGGCCGCCAGGAACGTGCTCGCGTACTAG
- a CDS encoding polyprenyl synthetase family protein produces the protein MPHTRVATLVAHVDERLSRLDLPASPPQLYEPVRYILSGGGKRLRPVLLLLTAEALGAQPEEAMPAALAVEVFHNFTLVHDDIMDKAAQRRGRATVHRVWDESTAILVGDAMMGLSYDLLSQATGGDLGAMLRVYNGMVARLCEGQALDMAFEQTDDVSVGDYLRMIEGKTAALLECCFEIGAVVAGADAETRALLVRAGRELGRAFQIQDDLLDLTANSPGWGKTIGGDLIEGKKAYLLLCALERTSDDLVNRGEANPEDAAFFRRILSEGGLPQEHVVEAARRMERIGVLAHAQRTVAKHTTDGREALEAALPPSESASLLLGLVEQMGRRSV, from the coding sequence GTGCCTCACACCCGCGTTGCCACGCTCGTTGCCCATGTTGACGAGCGGCTGTCTCGCCTAGACCTTCCCGCGTCGCCGCCCCAGCTCTACGAGCCGGTGCGCTACATCCTGTCGGGTGGCGGCAAACGCCTCCGTCCGGTTCTGCTGCTTCTCACCGCTGAAGCCCTCGGTGCGCAACCGGAAGAAGCGATGCCAGCGGCACTTGCAGTGGAGGTATTTCACAACTTCACCCTCGTCCACGATGACATCATGGATAAGGCCGCGCAGCGCCGGGGGCGTGCGACCGTGCACCGCGTATGGGACGAGTCCACCGCTATTCTCGTTGGCGATGCGATGATGGGTCTGAGCTACGATCTGCTCTCTCAGGCGACAGGAGGTGACTTGGGTGCAATGCTCCGGGTCTACAACGGCATGGTGGCTCGTCTTTGCGAAGGGCAAGCCCTCGATATGGCGTTCGAGCAGACCGACGACGTTTCGGTCGGGGACTACCTACGCATGATCGAAGGCAAGACGGCCGCTCTCCTTGAATGCTGCTTCGAAATCGGGGCCGTCGTTGCAGGCGCCGATGCGGAGACACGTGCACTTCTCGTGCGTGCAGGTCGCGAGCTAGGCCGCGCTTTCCAGATCCAGGATGATCTGCTCGACTTGACGGCGAATTCCCCAGGGTGGGGCAAGACGATAGGCGGCGATCTCATCGAAGGCAAGAAGGCATATCTGCTGCTCTGCGCATTGGAACGGACGTCCGATGACTTGGTGAACCGTGGGGAAGCGAACCCGGAGGATGCCGCGTTTTTCCGTCGCATCCTTTCGGAGGGCGGGCTCCCTCAAGAGCACGTCGTGGAGGCGGCAAGGCGAATGGAGCGTATCGGGGTGCTCGCGCACGCACAGCGTACCGTTGCTAAACACACGACGGATGGCCGCGAGGCGCTTGAGGCAGCATTGCCCCCCTCCGAGTCTGCGTCCTTGTTGCTGGGGCTGGTCGAACAGATGGGACGTCGCAGTGTGTGA